A genomic stretch from Erwinia sp. E_sp_B01_1 includes:
- the pyrG gene encoding CTP synthase (glutamine hydrolyzing), producing MTTNYIFVTGGVVSSLGKGIAAASLAAILEARGLNVTIMKLDPYINVDPGTMSPTQHGEVYVTDDGAETDLDLGHYERFIRTKMSRRNNFTTGRIYSEVLRKERRGDYLGATIQVIPHITNAIKERIIEGGEGHDVVLVEIGGTVGDIESLPFLEAIRQMAVQVGREHTLYMHLTLVPYMAAAGEVKTKPTQHSVKELLSIGIQPDVLICRSDRAVPANERAKIALFCNVPEKAVISLKDVDSIYKIPGMLKSQGLDDFICKRFNLNAPEANLAEWEQVIYEEANPGGEITIGMVGKYVELPDAYKSVIEALKHGGLKNRVTVNIKLIDSQDVETRGVELLKDLDAILIPGGFGYRGVEGKLMTARYARENKVPYLGICLGMQVALMEFARNVAGMEDANSTEFVPDCKYPVVALITEWRDEEGNVEQRTEQSDLGGTMRLGSQQCQLTTDSLVHQLYGSETIVERHRHRYEVNNMLLKQIEAAGLRVAGRSGDDQLVEIIEIPNHPWFVACQFHPEFTSTPRDGHPLFAGFVKAASDYQKRLAN from the coding sequence ATGACAACGAACTATATTTTTGTGACCGGCGGGGTCGTATCCTCTCTGGGTAAAGGCATTGCCGCAGCCTCCCTGGCCGCCATTCTCGAAGCACGTGGTCTTAATGTGACCATCATGAAACTGGACCCGTACATCAACGTGGATCCGGGTACCATGAGTCCTACTCAGCACGGCGAAGTGTACGTCACCGATGACGGCGCTGAAACCGATCTGGATTTGGGTCATTACGAACGTTTCATCCGTACCAAGATGAGCCGTCGTAACAACTTCACCACGGGTCGTATCTACTCAGAAGTCCTGCGCAAAGAGCGCCGTGGCGACTATCTGGGTGCCACCATCCAGGTTATTCCGCACATTACCAACGCCATCAAAGAGCGCATCATCGAAGGCGGCGAAGGCCACGATGTTGTGCTGGTTGAAATCGGCGGAACTGTGGGTGATATCGAATCCCTGCCGTTCCTCGAAGCTATACGCCAGATGGCGGTTCAGGTTGGTCGCGAGCATACCCTGTATATGCACCTGACGCTGGTGCCGTACATGGCTGCAGCGGGTGAAGTGAAAACCAAACCTACTCAGCACTCCGTTAAAGAACTGCTTTCCATCGGTATTCAGCCTGATGTGCTGATTTGCCGTTCCGATCGCGCGGTTCCGGCCAACGAGCGGGCGAAAATTGCCCTGTTCTGTAACGTGCCAGAAAAAGCCGTTATCTCGCTGAAAGACGTTGATTCCATTTATAAGATTCCTGGCATGTTGAAATCTCAGGGTCTGGATGATTTTATCTGCAAGCGTTTCAACCTCAATGCTCCGGAAGCGAACCTGGCCGAATGGGAACAGGTCATCTACGAAGAAGCCAATCCTGGCGGCGAAATCACCATTGGTATGGTGGGCAAGTATGTTGAACTGCCGGATGCCTATAAGTCAGTGATTGAAGCATTGAAACACGGCGGCCTGAAAAACCGTGTGACGGTCAATATCAAGCTGATCGACTCGCAGGATGTGGAAACACGCGGCGTCGAATTGCTGAAAGATTTGGATGCTATTCTTATCCCTGGCGGCTTCGGTTACCGTGGTGTGGAAGGCAAGCTGATGACCGCCCGTTACGCGCGTGAGAACAAAGTGCCTTATCTGGGTATCTGCCTGGGTATGCAGGTTGCGCTGATGGAATTCGCCCGTAACGTAGCCGGTATGGAAGACGCAAACTCCACGGAATTTGTGCCAGACTGTAAGTATCCGGTTGTGGCGTTGATCACCGAATGGCGTGATGAAGAAGGCAATGTTGAACAGCGCACCGAGCAGAGCGATCTGGGCGGCACCATGCGTCTGGGCAGCCAGCAGTGCCAGCTGACCACCGACAGCCTGGTTCATCAGCTGTATGGCTCAGAGACCATTGTTGAGCGTCATCGCCATCGCTATGAAGTCAACAATATGCTGTTGAAGCAGATTGAAGCGGCTGGATTACGTGTGGCAGGCCGCTCCGGGGATGACCAGCTGGTGGAGATCATTGAGATCCCTAACCACCCATGGTTTGTTGCGTGTCAGTTCCATCCGGAATTCACCTCAACCCCTCGTGACGGTCACCCGCTGTTTGCTGGCTTTGTAAAAGCCGCCAGCGACTACCAGAAGCGTTTGGCAAACTAA
- the mazG gene encoding nucleoside triphosphate pyrophosphohydrolase, translating to MSAVQRLITIMKTLRDPQNGCPWDREQTYATIAPYTLEETYEVLDAISREDFDDLRGELGDLLFQVVFYAQMADEEGRFNFDDVCNAISDKLERRHPHIFDDVKVSGSKEVLANWEQIKTSERAEKAQHSALDDIPRAMPALMRSHKIQKRCSSVGFDWHTLGPVLDKVYEEIDEVMHEAKQAVIDQQKLEEEIGDLLFATVNLSRHLGSKAEVALQKANDKFERRFRQVEQIIASQGLEMQDATLDQMEAAWQQIKAKE from the coding sequence ATGTCCGCAGTTCAGCGTCTGATAACCATCATGAAAACCCTGCGCGATCCCCAGAACGGATGCCCGTGGGATCGCGAGCAGACTTACGCCACTATTGCGCCTTACACCCTCGAAGAAACCTATGAAGTACTGGATGCCATCAGCCGGGAAGATTTTGACGATCTCCGGGGTGAACTGGGTGATTTGCTGTTTCAGGTGGTGTTCTACGCGCAGATGGCTGACGAGGAAGGGCGCTTTAATTTTGACGATGTCTGTAACGCCATCAGTGACAAGCTGGAGCGTCGTCATCCCCACATTTTTGATGACGTAAAAGTCAGCGGCAGCAAGGAAGTGCTGGCAAACTGGGAGCAGATTAAAACCAGCGAGCGGGCTGAAAAAGCTCAGCACTCCGCGCTTGATGATATCCCGCGTGCGATGCCAGCGCTGATGCGCTCACACAAGATTCAGAAGCGTTGCAGCAGCGTGGGGTTTGACTGGCACACGCTGGGGCCGGTGCTGGACAAAGTGTATGAAGAGATTGATGAGGTCATGCACGAAGCAAAGCAGGCTGTGATTGATCAACAGAAGCTGGAAGAGGAAATTGGCGATCTGCTGTTTGCCACCGTGAACCTTTCACGCCATCTCGGCAGCAAAGCCGAAGTGGCCCTGCAAAAAGCCAACGACAAATTCGAACGTCGCTTCCGCCAGGTTGAGCAGATTATTGCCAGCCAAGGGTTGGAAATGCAGGACGCCACCCTCGATCAGATGGAAGCCGCCTGGCAACAAATCAAGGCAAAGGAATAG
- the relA gene encoding GTP diphosphokinase has translation MVAVRSAHLNTAGEFALDQWITSLGISNQQSCERLAATWRYCEEATRDHPDAALLLWRGVEMVEILSMLSMDSESLRAALLFPLANANVVSEAVLEEQYGKAIVSLVHGVRDMDAIRQLKATHNDSMASEQVDNVRRMLLAMVEDFRCVVIKLAERIAHLREVKDAPEDERVLAAKECTNIYAPLANRLGIGQLKWELEDFCFRYLHPDEYKHIAKLLHERRIDREQYIDTFVQSLRTEIVKEGVKAEVYGRPKHIYSIWRKMQKKALTFDELFDVRAVRIVAERLQDCYGALGIVHTLYRHLPSEFDDYVANPKPNGYQSIHTVVLGPKGKTVEIQIRTRQMHEDAELGVAAHWKYKEGGPTGSARGASGHEERIAWLRKLIAWQEEMADSGDMLDEVRSQVFDDRVYVFTPKGDVVDLPAGSTPLDFAYHIHSDIGHRCIGAKIGGRIVPFTYQLQMGDQIDIITQKQPNPSRDWLNPNLGYVNTSRGRSKINAWFRKQDRDKNIVAGRQILDSELDHLDISLREAEKLLLPRYNVNTLEELLASIGGGDIRLNQMSNFLQSKLNKPSAEEEDREALRQLTQKSAAPRSKESGRVVVEGVGNLMHHIARCCQPIPGDEIVGFITQGRGISIHRADCDQLTELMSHAPERIVDAVWGESYSSGYSLVVRVTANDRSGLLRDITTILANEKVNVLGVSSRSDTKKQLATIDMDIEIYNQQVLGRVIARLNQVPDIIDARRLH, from the coding sequence AAATCCTCTCAATGCTCAGCATGGACAGCGAAAGTCTGCGTGCCGCCCTGCTTTTCCCGCTGGCTAATGCCAACGTGGTCTCCGAAGCGGTTCTGGAAGAGCAATATGGCAAAGCCATCGTCTCGCTGGTTCATGGCGTGCGCGATATGGATGCCATACGCCAGCTGAAAGCCACGCACAATGACTCTATGGCCTCCGAACAGGTCGATAACGTTCGCCGTATGCTGCTGGCAATGGTGGAAGATTTCCGCTGTGTGGTGATCAAGCTGGCCGAGCGTATTGCTCACCTGCGTGAAGTGAAAGACGCGCCGGAAGATGAGCGCGTTCTGGCGGCCAAAGAGTGTACCAATATCTATGCTCCGCTGGCCAACCGCCTGGGGATTGGTCAGCTCAAGTGGGAGCTGGAAGATTTCTGCTTCCGCTATCTGCACCCTGATGAATACAAACATATTGCAAAATTGCTGCATGAGCGGCGTATCGATCGTGAACAGTACATCGATACCTTTGTGCAATCGCTGCGCACCGAAATTGTCAAAGAGGGCGTTAAGGCCGAGGTGTATGGCCGTCCCAAGCATATCTACAGCATCTGGCGCAAAATGCAGAAGAAGGCACTGACCTTTGATGAGCTGTTTGACGTGCGTGCCGTGCGTATCGTTGCCGAGCGTCTGCAGGATTGCTACGGTGCCCTGGGCATTGTGCATACGCTTTATCGCCATCTGCCCAGCGAATTCGATGACTACGTCGCCAACCCCAAACCCAATGGTTATCAGTCGATCCACACGGTGGTGCTGGGGCCAAAAGGGAAAACCGTAGAGATTCAAATCCGTACCCGCCAGATGCATGAAGATGCCGAACTGGGCGTAGCCGCGCACTGGAAATACAAAGAGGGCGGACCCACAGGCAGCGCGCGGGGTGCTTCAGGCCATGAAGAGCGGATTGCCTGGCTGCGTAAGCTGATTGCCTGGCAGGAAGAGATGGCGGATTCCGGCGACATGCTGGATGAAGTGCGTAGCCAGGTGTTCGATGACCGGGTTTATGTCTTTACGCCAAAAGGCGATGTGGTTGACCTGCCAGCCGGTTCCACGCCGCTGGATTTTGCCTATCACATTCACAGTGATATCGGACACCGCTGCATCGGCGCCAAAATTGGTGGCCGTATTGTGCCCTTTACCTATCAGCTGCAAATGGGCGACCAGATCGACATCATTACCCAGAAGCAGCCAAACCCAAGCCGCGACTGGCTGAACCCGAATCTGGGCTACGTGAATACCAGCCGGGGTCGCTCGAAAATCAACGCCTGGTTCCGCAAGCAGGATCGCGACAAAAATATCGTTGCCGGGCGTCAGATCCTCGACAGTGAGCTGGATCATCTGGATATCAGCCTCAGGGAAGCGGAGAAATTGCTGCTGCCGCGCTACAACGTCAATACGCTGGAAGAGTTGCTGGCGTCTATTGGCGGCGGGGACATTCGTCTGAATCAGATGAGCAACTTCCTGCAGTCGAAGCTTAACAAGCCGAGTGCAGAAGAAGAAGATCGAGAGGCATTACGCCAGCTGACGCAGAAGTCTGCCGCACCCCGCAGCAAAGAGAGTGGCCGCGTGGTGGTCGAGGGCGTAGGCAATCTGATGCACCATATCGCCCGCTGCTGCCAGCCGATACCGGGCGACGAAATCGTTGGATTTATCACCCAGGGACGCGGTATTTCCATCCACCGTGCGGACTGCGATCAGCTTACCGAGCTGATGTCACATGCGCCGGAACGTATTGTGGATGCGGTCTGGGGCGAGAGTTATTCCAGCGGCTATTCGCTGGTGGTGCGGGTGACGGCCAACGATCGCAGCGGTTTGCTGCGCGACATCACCACCATTCTGGCCAACGAAAAAGTCAACGTGCTTGGCGTCTCCAGCCGGAGCGACACCAAAAAGCAGTTGGCCACCATTGATATGGATATTGAGATCTACAATCAGCAGGTGCTGGGCAGGGTGATAGCGAGGCTGAATCAGGTGCCGGACATCATCGATGCCAGACGTTTACACTAG